A genomic stretch from Frigoribacterium sp. PvP032 includes:
- a CDS encoding ATP-dependent endonuclease: MRIAAITIRNYRSLKDVTLQVENYGAFIGANGAGKSSVLYALDWFFNGTPLSEIDVHGWKEGVALDPGATVEVSVTFTDFTAMDRARLQQYGRSDRAEVRRTWYADTKQTKTVGNAKQGPGFAEVRADQGIALRRQGYRNLRAVHSELPELGSSASKDAIVAALAAWEAELVNVSKLVEVADDDANQMMGWNGANVLRECARFVLIPAATSISGEVGTASRGTALTELVGTFMAAASARAQAAWLLKHAAAVSELTGDIRKSIELATGVQAARVNSRLGSLIPNASVTLTPTVPDFAPKLDPSITTAVTISGATNDVSRQGHGVQRAVMISMFQAMVPDEDLTRKTHKVQDGEDEAAAEARLMDALGGLPSIIVAVEEPEIYQHPVRARSFARTLLELSAQPGVQVLLATHSPYFIQPEQFGALHRFTYKNGETSAATASVGSVALTSGLDEEKVQKAIVSSVPTEFSEGFFADAVVLVEGQTDRIVLEAVATKLGKDLDRLGVTVLSVEGKGGLRVARAILTALKVPTYVLADGDFGTSDRKPYKDKTDDEIQALKTQARDSHRKATDGLVGALPATSKATHGSLPYSFGNPSLVCGDFTVWKDDIEEELGEWPSFDEALTEAGITLALRNNKNLLAYRNAVFAAAEADLPKILRAVITEIAALSGQDVPAEAPAASEAPISVLSSTAEAQLNA; the protein is encoded by the coding sequence ATGCGTATTGCAGCCATCACCATTCGCAACTATCGGAGTCTCAAAGACGTCACGCTACAAGTGGAGAACTATGGAGCTTTTATCGGCGCAAACGGTGCAGGCAAATCCTCGGTGCTTTACGCCCTGGACTGGTTTTTCAACGGCACGCCGCTGAGTGAGATAGATGTCCACGGATGGAAGGAGGGTGTTGCCCTAGATCCAGGAGCGACCGTCGAAGTATCGGTCACTTTCACGGATTTCACGGCCATGGATCGTGCTCGCCTGCAGCAATACGGGCGAAGCGATCGCGCAGAGGTCCGTCGAACCTGGTACGCCGACACCAAACAGACGAAGACGGTCGGAAACGCGAAGCAGGGCCCCGGGTTCGCCGAGGTGCGAGCTGATCAGGGCATCGCCTTGCGCAGGCAGGGCTACCGGAACTTGCGAGCAGTCCATAGTGAACTGCCAGAACTCGGAAGTTCCGCGAGCAAGGATGCGATTGTGGCTGCCCTTGCAGCCTGGGAAGCGGAACTCGTGAACGTTTCGAAACTCGTGGAGGTCGCGGACGATGACGCCAACCAGATGATGGGCTGGAATGGAGCGAATGTTTTGCGAGAGTGCGCAAGATTTGTGCTCATACCGGCGGCCACAAGCATTTCTGGCGAAGTTGGTACCGCGTCTCGGGGTACTGCGTTGACCGAACTTGTTGGCACGTTCATGGCAGCAGCCAGTGCGCGCGCCCAGGCTGCATGGCTGCTGAAGCATGCGGCAGCCGTTAGCGAACTGACCGGCGACATTCGCAAGAGCATTGAACTGGCCACTGGCGTTCAAGCCGCCCGGGTCAATTCACGCCTTGGTTCCCTCATTCCGAACGCGAGCGTCACACTTACGCCGACGGTGCCGGACTTCGCTCCAAAGCTTGATCCATCGATCACGACAGCAGTGACGATCTCGGGCGCTACGAACGACGTGTCACGACAGGGCCACGGCGTACAGCGCGCCGTCATGATTTCGATGTTTCAGGCGATGGTCCCCGACGAGGACCTCACGCGCAAGACACACAAGGTGCAGGATGGTGAAGACGAGGCCGCAGCTGAGGCGCGTCTCATGGACGCTCTCGGTGGACTACCAAGCATTATTGTCGCCGTCGAAGAGCCGGAAATATACCAGCACCCGGTCCGTGCTCGTTCTTTCGCGCGCACACTCCTTGAACTCAGTGCTCAGCCGGGCGTGCAGGTTCTGCTCGCTACACACAGCCCGTACTTTATTCAGCCGGAGCAGTTCGGAGCACTCCACCGTTTCACCTATAAGAACGGTGAGACTTCGGCGGCAACGGCCTCAGTCGGATCCGTAGCTCTGACATCTGGCTTAGATGAGGAAAAAGTTCAAAAAGCCATCGTGTCAAGTGTGCCAACAGAGTTTTCGGAAGGCTTCTTCGCTGACGCAGTAGTCCTTGTAGAGGGGCAGACCGACCGAATCGTCCTCGAAGCGGTTGCAACGAAGCTCGGTAAGGACTTGGACCGTTTGGGGGTGACGGTCCTATCGGTGGAGGGCAAGGGCGGACTCCGCGTTGCTCGAGCGATTCTGACGGCGCTTAAGGTGCCGACTTATGTGCTGGCGGATGGGGATTTCGGAACATCTGACCGCAAGCCTTACAAGGACAAGACAGACGACGAGATTCAAGCGCTGAAGACGCAAGCCCGCGATTCGCATAGGAAAGCAACGGACGGCCTAGTTGGAGCGCTGCCTGCCACGTCTAAAGCCACTCACGGTTCACTACCCTACTCATTCGGGAACCCGAGTCTCGTGTGCGGCGACTTCACGGTATGGAAAGACGACATCGAGGAGGAGCTTGGCGAGTGGCCAAGCTTCGATGAGGCGCTCACAGAGGCAGGAATAACCCTCGCGTTGCGCAACAACAAGAACCTACTCGCCTACCGCAACGCGGTATTCGCGGCCGCCGAGGCGGACCTTCCGAAAATCTTGAGGGCTGTGATTACAGAGATCGCAGCACTTAGCGGCCAAGACGTGCCCGCCGAAGCACCAGCCGCCTCAGAGGCCCCAATCTCCGTGTTGAGCTCGACAGCTGAGGCACAGCTAAATGCATAA
- a CDS encoding adenine-specific methyltransferase EcoRI family protein: MATGNRTLTRAKSVKYDEFYTRLSEVELELAHYTRDENLGGTPAGNQFAGKVVYCNCDDPDSSNFFRYFAMNFEYLGLAGLIATHFYADEATYKIELTSNADAEYAISAYESALPLTENRLVTPLEGNGDFRNPESILLLKRADIVVTNPPFSLFREYLAQLFEYDKKFLIIGNTNAITYKETFALIKAGKLWTGKRSSSKEMLFDVTAEYADWLVANKKHGDAYKIVDGTVCFRLKSGCWFTNLVVDKRADMPIPFQTREEGLAKGLYPTYNNYDAIEVSRVVEIPADYDGVMGVPITFLEKWIPDSPYEIVQFRHGSDGRDLKFTREGIVRTPYFRVLIRNRHPGGMIK, translated from the coding sequence ATGGCAACAGGCAACAGGACCCTCACGAGGGCGAAGAGCGTCAAGTACGACGAGTTCTACACCAGGCTTTCCGAGGTCGAGCTGGAGCTGGCGCACTACACGCGGGATGAGAATCTCGGGGGAACGCCTGCAGGCAATCAGTTCGCGGGCAAGGTTGTCTACTGCAACTGTGACGACCCAGATTCGAGCAACTTCTTCCGGTACTTTGCCATGAATTTCGAGTATCTCGGCCTTGCCGGCCTCATTGCAACACATTTCTATGCGGATGAGGCCACATACAAGATTGAGCTCACCAGCAACGCCGATGCTGAGTATGCCATCAGTGCCTACGAGAGTGCCCTGCCCCTCACTGAAAATCGTCTCGTAACCCCGTTAGAGGGCAATGGAGATTTCCGCAATCCCGAGTCCATTCTGTTGCTGAAGCGTGCAGACATCGTCGTGACAAATCCACCGTTCTCGTTGTTTCGGGAATACCTGGCTCAGTTATTCGAATATGATAAAAAGTTTCTAATTATTGGAAACACTAACGCTATTACATACAAAGAGACGTTCGCCTTGATCAAGGCTGGAAAACTCTGGACCGGTAAGCGGTCGTCGAGCAAGGAGATGCTTTTCGATGTCACTGCGGAATATGCGGACTGGCTCGTTGCTAACAAAAAACACGGAGATGCCTATAAGATTGTTGACGGCACTGTCTGCTTCCGGCTCAAGTCAGGGTGCTGGTTTACAAATCTGGTCGTCGACAAGCGTGCTGACATGCCTATCCCATTCCAGACGCGCGAGGAAGGACTCGCCAAGGGGTTATACCCAACCTACAACAATTACGATGCTATCGAAGTGTCAAGAGTAGTGGAAATTCCCGCAGACTATGACGGGGTGATGGGTGTCCCAATCACCTTCCTTGAAAAATGGATCCCAGATAGCCCATACGAAATTGTCCAATTCCGTCACGGAAGTGATGGAAGAGACTTGAAATTTACGCGTGAGGGAATAGTAAGAACACCTTATTTCCGAGTCCTGATCCGCAATAGACATCCAGGGGGGATGATAAAGTGA
- a CDS encoding KTSC domain-containing protein has protein sequence MIRVPVVSSHLSAVGYDPTTQTLEVAFKKGGVYQYLSVPSSVHASLMTAPSVGRYFDVYIKRAGYIARKISL, from the coding sequence GTGATTCGTGTGCCTGTAGTCAGTAGCCACCTATCTGCCGTTGGCTACGACCCCACCACCCAAACTCTCGAGGTCGCTTTCAAGAAGGGCGGTGTCTACCAGTACCTGTCGGTCCCAAGTTCCGTCCACGCGAGCTTGATGACAGCCCCTAGCGTCGGTCGTTACTTCGATGTCTACATTAAGAGGGCCGGATACATCGCGCGCAAAATATCGCTCTAG
- a CDS encoding type I restriction endonuclease: protein MEFAERLAALALKVKNQREAIQTEEATKNAFIMPFISTILGYDVFNPLEVVPEFTADVGVKKGEKIDYAIMRDGEVQILIECKKSTEPLKIEHASQLFRYFAVTNARIAVLTNGESYHFYTDLDKPNRMDEKPFLVLDLSDIDETLLPELSKLTKDVFDLDSVISAAEELKYVGQLKRAIAAQFRDPSDDWVRFVTTRVYEGSFTQKVRDQFTPLVTKASKQFLNDQVNDRLKTALGSSSFPSIAVDAPAGAVTSEPAVEADLDRDTETETTLEELEGYQIVKAIACSEVKPQRVAHRDAKSYFAVLLDDNNRKPIARLHFNGKKQKYLGIFDADKVETRHAIESLDGIYEHADAIRSVIKSYA, encoded by the coding sequence ATGGAGTTTGCCGAGCGGCTCGCCGCACTTGCACTGAAGGTCAAGAACCAGCGCGAGGCCATTCAGACCGAGGAAGCGACAAAGAACGCGTTCATCATGCCGTTCATCTCGACGATCCTCGGCTACGACGTGTTCAACCCTCTCGAGGTGGTACCTGAGTTCACGGCCGATGTCGGCGTGAAGAAGGGCGAGAAGATCGACTACGCCATCATGCGAGACGGCGAAGTGCAGATCCTCATCGAGTGCAAGAAGTCGACTGAGCCGCTCAAGATCGAGCACGCGTCGCAGCTCTTCCGCTACTTCGCCGTGACCAATGCGCGGATCGCCGTCCTCACCAACGGCGAGAGCTACCACTTCTACACGGACCTCGACAAGCCGAACCGCATGGACGAGAAGCCCTTCCTGGTGCTCGACCTTTCGGACATCGACGAGACCCTCCTCCCCGAGCTCAGCAAGCTGACGAAGGACGTCTTCGACCTCGACTCGGTCATCAGCGCCGCCGAAGAGCTGAAGTACGTGGGCCAGCTCAAGCGTGCCATCGCGGCTCAGTTCCGTGACCCGTCCGACGACTGGGTCAGGTTCGTCACGACCCGTGTCTACGAGGGCTCATTCACGCAGAAGGTGCGCGACCAGTTCACGCCTCTCGTCACCAAGGCGTCGAAGCAGTTCCTGAACGACCAGGTCAACGACCGTCTCAAGACGGCGCTCGGCTCGTCGAGCTTCCCCTCGATCGCTGTCGATGCGCCTGCAGGTGCTGTCACCAGCGAGCCGGCCGTCGAGGCGGACCTCGATCGGGACACAGAGACGGAGACGACCCTGGAGGAGCTCGAGGGCTACCAGATCGTCAAGGCCATCGCGTGCAGCGAGGTCAAGCCCCAGCGCGTCGCTCACCGTGACGCCAAGTCCTACTTCGCGGTCCTGCTCGACGACAACAACCGCAAGCCGATCGCGCGCCTCCACTTCAACGGCAAGAAGCAGAAGTACCTCGGCATCTTCGACGCTGACAAGGTCGAGACCCGGCACGCGATCGAGTCGCTCGACGGCATCTACGAGCACGCGGACGCGATCCGCAGCGTCATCAAGTCCTACGCCTGA
- a CDS encoding DUF262 domain-containing protein, translating into MIISKTTVTIKELIDGYSDNQDKGIVALGGRLDVRPPFQREFVYKDKQREAVLQTVLKGFPLNTIYWSKRVAADGTSSFEVLDGQQRILSICQYATNAFSVRWKGNARFRHNLTSTPEMVKAFEDYELDVYVCEGSAEEQLEWFETINIAGMVLKPQELRNAAYVGPWLADAKRYFSRFSGPAHLGFKDYLRGDPDRQDYLETVIRWAAHAGNVASKGTDDDIKVYMASHQNNADATHLWNYFKKVMAWVKATFPDYRSEMDGLEWGLFYNKYSDSITAKQSSQFEAEVVRLLEDEDVTSNKGIYLYLLSGDERSLSIRAFSPQQRRLAFTRQKGVCPVCEKVFDIKEMEADHITPWSKGGPTIASNCQMLCKDDNRKKSGV; encoded by the coding sequence GTGATCATCAGCAAGACTACCGTTACAATCAAGGAATTGATTGATGGATACAGCGACAACCAGGATAAGGGCATCGTCGCCCTTGGTGGTCGGCTCGATGTTCGACCGCCGTTCCAGCGCGAGTTTGTCTACAAAGACAAGCAGCGTGAGGCTGTACTCCAGACCGTACTCAAAGGCTTTCCTCTTAATACGATTTACTGGTCTAAGAGAGTTGCTGCCGACGGCACCTCGAGCTTCGAGGTGCTCGATGGCCAGCAGCGAATCCTTTCCATTTGTCAGTACGCCACCAATGCCTTCTCCGTTCGGTGGAAGGGGAACGCGCGGTTCCGGCATAATCTGACTTCAACTCCCGAGATGGTCAAGGCTTTCGAAGACTACGAGCTCGACGTGTACGTCTGCGAGGGGTCGGCGGAAGAGCAGCTGGAATGGTTCGAAACCATCAATATCGCGGGCATGGTGCTGAAGCCCCAGGAACTACGCAATGCAGCGTATGTTGGCCCTTGGCTCGCCGATGCCAAGCGCTACTTTTCACGGTTCTCTGGTCCGGCACATCTCGGTTTCAAGGACTACCTCAGGGGTGACCCGGACCGCCAGGATTACTTAGAGACGGTCATCCGCTGGGCCGCGCACGCCGGCAACGTCGCGTCCAAAGGCACGGATGATGATATCAAGGTTTACATGGCTAGCCACCAGAACAATGCCGACGCCACTCATTTGTGGAACTATTTTAAAAAGGTCATGGCCTGGGTAAAGGCTACTTTTCCTGATTATCGGAGCGAGATGGACGGGCTCGAATGGGGCCTGTTTTACAATAAGTATTCCGACTCCATCACGGCGAAGCAGTCGAGCCAGTTCGAGGCCGAGGTTGTCCGCCTCTTGGAAGACGAAGACGTTACGAGCAATAAGGGCATTTACCTTTATTTGTTATCTGGCGACGAGCGAAGCCTGTCCATCCGTGCGTTTTCCCCTCAACAAAGACGCTTGGCATTCACCCGCCAGAAGGGTGTCTGCCCTGTGTGCGAGAAGGTGTTTGACATTAAAGAAATGGAGGCTGACCACATCACTCCATGGAGCAAGGGTGGCCCAACCATCGCATCCAACTGCCAGATGCTATGCAAGGACGATAACCGGAAGAAATCCGGGGTATAG
- a CDS encoding DUF726 domain-containing protein — protein MSKSQVVARLLDGDVLVCTVTSPNGQSLTLTNNDDDLAPVVEGSEVLASNGALIDNAWAHARFTKMKVQLPSEEEQKAASKRAEAHRDVAEWIAELTDDLTGEVEHAWCSDCFTLAEHAKTDRPFNQVPAYLCGNCGSPTLPCAGPTCDNMASRGRGPLTMPRFCAEHRHEIPGFEKIDRKMASLGDYAEFLDYDKVKLSRVTKIVGFSLAGVALAIPASLLAAPAIGGALGVLITGYSGAAATASGLAFLGGGAIAAGGLGMAGGTAVLTALGGALGGALSASVANAYVQEDKSFHIEMLQGGTGTPVIVCNGFLSETGKGWGEWRDIVTARYPGSPVYRVHWGARELKHLGLLGGVGAAKVMGGAALQQAAAKAARLAAKKIGPLGPLLAAADIAKNPWHVAKNRADKTGVVLADLLARTETSSFILVGHSLGARAMVVAAQALGTKPGGPRVEAVHLLGVAIGAKGEWSGLADAVDGAVFNYHSAEDGILKYVYAVAQAGKTAAGLVGFKAKTGPLPERLQNIDVSDAVDNHHGYHENVVLR, from the coding sequence ATGTCGAAATCCCAGGTCGTCGCCCGTCTCCTCGACGGGGACGTTCTCGTGTGTACCGTCACGAGCCCCAATGGTCAGTCGCTGACCCTCACCAACAACGATGACGATCTCGCACCAGTCGTTGAGGGCTCGGAGGTGCTCGCTAGCAACGGCGCTCTCATCGACAACGCGTGGGCCCATGCCCGGTTCACCAAGATGAAAGTGCAACTGCCCTCTGAGGAAGAGCAGAAAGCAGCGAGCAAGCGGGCTGAGGCGCACCGTGATGTGGCTGAGTGGATCGCAGAGCTGACGGACGACCTCACGGGTGAGGTCGAACATGCCTGGTGCTCCGATTGCTTCACCCTCGCCGAGCACGCCAAGACGGACAGGCCCTTTAACCAAGTCCCGGCATATCTCTGCGGCAACTGCGGCTCACCGACCCTGCCCTGCGCGGGTCCCACGTGCGACAACATGGCCTCTCGAGGTCGCGGCCCCCTGACGATGCCGCGTTTCTGCGCAGAGCACCGCCATGAGATTCCGGGATTCGAGAAGATCGACCGCAAGATGGCCTCTCTCGGCGACTACGCGGAGTTCCTTGACTACGACAAGGTCAAGCTGAGCCGTGTGACCAAGATCGTGGGGTTCAGCCTCGCGGGTGTGGCCCTGGCCATTCCCGCAAGCCTGCTCGCGGCCCCTGCCATCGGAGGTGCCCTTGGCGTCCTCATCACCGGTTATTCGGGCGCTGCTGCCACGGCTTCGGGCTTGGCTTTCCTGGGGGGCGGAGCTATCGCTGCAGGTGGCTTGGGAATGGCCGGTGGCACCGCCGTCCTCACCGCCCTCGGAGGAGCGCTCGGCGGTGCGCTCAGCGCCTCAGTCGCGAACGCCTACGTGCAGGAGGACAAGTCCTTCCATATCGAGATGCTCCAGGGCGGCACCGGCACCCCCGTCATCGTGTGCAACGGCTTCCTCAGCGAGACCGGAAAGGGGTGGGGCGAGTGGCGCGACATCGTGACTGCTCGCTACCCCGGCTCCCCGGTCTACCGCGTGCACTGGGGCGCTCGCGAGCTCAAGCACCTTGGGCTTCTGGGCGGGGTGGGTGCAGCAAAGGTCATGGGCGGGGCAGCGCTGCAGCAAGCGGCGGCCAAGGCGGCTCGCCTGGCGGCCAAGAAGATCGGTCCCCTCGGGCCCCTCCTTGCTGCAGCCGACATCGCCAAGAACCCCTGGCACGTCGCCAAGAACCGCGCGGACAAGACAGGCGTGGTACTGGCCGACCTTCTCGCTCGGACCGAGACGAGCTCCTTCATCCTCGTCGGACACAGCCTCGGTGCTCGTGCAATGGTCGTGGCAGCGCAAGCGCTCGGGACCAAGCCAGGCGGGCCTCGCGTTGAAGCGGTCCACCTGCTCGGCGTTGCGATCGGCGCCAAGGGGGAATGGTCGGGACTGGCAGACGCGGTCGATGGGGCCGTCTTCAACTACCACTCGGCTGAGGACGGCATTCTCAAGTACGTCTACGCAGTCGCCCAGGCAGGGAAGACGGCCGCAGGCCTCGTCGGCTTCAAGGCGAAGACGGGCCCGTTGCCGGAGAGGCTGCAGAACATCGACGTCTCGGACGCGGTCGACAACCACCACGGGTACCACGAGAACGTGGTTCTTCGTTGA
- a CDS encoding ABC transporter substrate-binding protein gives MTPIVPEHRSGLSRRTVLAGAAGLAGLGLLTLSGCTPARSNPTIPEAAATGTAKSGGRLRIARPAASAAETLDSASSLSAYEYLGALYNRLVKLDEQGVTVPDLAEEWSATPDGVTWTFRLRQGVTFHDGRRFTAADAIYSIEHILDPDTGSPQGEVLAAMIGPGSMSAPDPLTLRFELLTANAEFPSLLTAYQCYIVPEGSAEPGDLNGIGTTGIGTGPFKLSSFEPAGTGSIEAFEDHFAGRPVLDGIDFYSIQDTTARVNALLAGQIDLISQTNLDFATAQVVSASSTATVARSANAQWYTIPMLFTSAEFSDPLVRQAMKLAYDPQAIVDTALQGTGSPGWDNPVPPTQAVWLDEQRQHDPDKARALLKQAGRGGFRTEIYTSSYESVFTPMAVAYRDQVKEAGIDLVVRNASSDSYYTQIWMQKPLMVSYWFTGRPIDQLLNQIFRTGSSYNESAWSNPTFDGLLDSARAEMNDDRRRMLYQDAQRVIVEDSADMTPMFGDRLVGLGRDVVNYREYGFEFDYLQIGLRA, from the coding sequence ATGACACCGATCGTCCCTGAACACCGATCCGGCCTGAGCCGGCGCACCGTGCTGGCCGGCGCCGCCGGGCTCGCCGGGCTGGGCCTGCTCACCCTGTCGGGCTGCACCCCGGCACGGAGCAACCCGACCATCCCCGAGGCCGCCGCCACCGGCACAGCGAAGAGCGGCGGACGGCTCCGCATCGCCCGACCCGCCGCCTCCGCCGCGGAGACCCTCGACTCGGCCAGCTCCCTCTCGGCCTACGAGTACCTCGGCGCCCTCTACAACCGCCTCGTCAAGCTCGACGAACAGGGCGTCACCGTGCCTGACCTCGCCGAGGAGTGGTCCGCCACCCCCGACGGCGTCACCTGGACCTTCCGCCTGCGCCAGGGCGTGACGTTCCACGACGGACGCCGCTTCACCGCCGCCGACGCCATCTACTCGATCGAGCACATCCTCGATCCCGACACCGGCTCGCCCCAGGGCGAGGTGCTCGCCGCCATGATCGGCCCGGGCAGCATGAGCGCCCCCGACCCGCTCACCCTCCGCTTCGAGCTGTTGACCGCCAACGCCGAGTTCCCCTCGCTGCTGACGGCGTACCAGTGCTACATCGTCCCCGAGGGCAGCGCCGAGCCCGGCGACCTGAACGGCATCGGCACCACCGGCATCGGCACGGGGCCCTTCAAGCTCAGCAGCTTCGAGCCCGCGGGGACGGGCAGCATCGAGGCGTTCGAGGACCACTTCGCCGGACGTCCGGTGCTCGACGGCATCGACTTCTACTCGATCCAGGACACGACGGCCCGCGTCAACGCCCTGCTCGCCGGCCAGATCGACCTCATCTCGCAGACCAACCTCGACTTCGCCACCGCCCAGGTCGTCAGCGCCTCGAGCACCGCCACCGTCGCCCGCTCGGCCAACGCGCAGTGGTACACGATCCCGATGCTGTTCACCTCCGCCGAGTTCAGCGACCCCCTGGTCCGCCAGGCCATGAAGCTCGCCTACGACCCCCAGGCCATCGTCGACACCGCCCTGCAGGGCACCGGCTCGCCGGGGTGGGACAACCCCGTGCCTCCCACCCAGGCCGTCTGGCTCGACGAGCAGCGCCAGCACGACCCCGACAAGGCCCGGGCACTGCTCAAGCAGGCCGGTCGCGGAGGGTTCCGCACCGAGATCTACACGTCGAGCTACGAGTCGGTCTTCACCCCGATGGCCGTCGCGTACCGCGATCAGGTCAAGGAGGCGGGCATCGATCTCGTCGTGCGCAACGCCTCCTCGGATTCGTACTACACACAGATCTGGATGCAGAAGCCGCTCATGGTCAGCTACTGGTTCACCGGCCGCCCGATCGACCAGCTGCTCAACCAGATCTTCCGCACCGGCTCGTCGTACAACGAGAGCGCCTGGTCGAACCCCACCTTCGACGGGCTGCTCGACTCCGCCCGCGCCGAGATGAACGACGATCGTCGCCGGATGCTCTACCAGGACGCCCAGCGCGTCATCGTCGAGGACTCCGCCGACATGACGCCGATGTTCGGCGACCGTCTCGTCGGCCTCGGCCGCGACGTCGTCAACTACCGCGAGTACGGCTTCGAGTTCGACTACCTGCAGATCGGACTGCGCGCATGA